The Lathyrus oleraceus cultivar Zhongwan6 chromosome 5, CAAS_Psat_ZW6_1.0, whole genome shotgun sequence genome includes the window tttttaacTGTTTTGCTATTAATCTTATTCTTTTTACTGCAGTGACTTAAATGGAGCATTGATTTTTAACTGCCTTTGACCATGTGAAGGAATTTGTAGACATCCATCCCTTCAATCTCGTTAGCTTTTGTCTCTTGTAACAAGCTTGTGCCGCTCGAAGAAATCTCCTGCTCTTTTGTGTATGTGTTGTTTGTGATGAAGCAGAAGTCTTCAACTTGTTAGTCAGAAGTGGCAGCATCTTAATGTTGTCTTGAATTGCATCGTCAGCACAGGAAACCATGACATTCATAGCTCCGGTTTTCTGCTGGAGCTTAGCTCCCTCGTACTTATCTTGACAAACCATCAAAGATCTATTCAACTTCTCCTGAAACTTTGCCATTTCATTATCAAACGTTTGTTGCACATTAGTAATAGGAATACTGCAATTTTCAACACAATGGCTTATCTCCTCCTGCCTTCTGCTTCTATCAAAGCACTCATATGCACATTTAAAATAGGCTTTCTGAAGAGTGTAGTTGACATGGTCTTGAACAGGGGCAAGCTGAGTTTGAGCAGCTACATTCACTTCCTCaagtttttgcctaagtctctGAGAAGCTAATTGTTCTTCAGCTGCTGCAAAATGATCCATTTGATATACCACTTATCATTCTGTAATAATGGACACCGTATTGTGCATCCGTTCAAAGAAACTGGTGCAGAATTGCAGGATATTTATGTAATGCAGATGATCAATAAACCACCTGCGGCTACCCTTGCATATGGCCAATGTAAGTATAACATTTGATCATGACCATGGTGTGTTCACGGCTTATGATTTTCTAATTTCATTTGTAACTTCTGGTTTTTTCACTTGTCTGCTATAGCCATCTTCTGTTTTTCCTTTCCGATATGCACCAAATATTTGATGATGATGACACATTGGTGTTTGCCTGGTTTCGACCGGAATTGACTGCTAATCTTGGATTAATGGACTGTTGTGATGCTGAAATTTTGCAGGAACAAAGGCTGCATCAATAAAACAGTGGCTTTCCACTTGATTTCGAGACCGAAGAAAGGAGTCCCGGCGAAGCAAATCCCTGTAACATAACTGCATCCTCAACAGAGTGAGAGAATTTTGATTTTAACTTGCGAGCAGACAACTGGTGGAACAAGTGATTTTTGGTGAACCAGTCATCATCAGTTAAGATAAGCTCAGTGATCGGTGACGATCCTGTTCTTCATAGAAACTTGCATCACTCTCGAGTGAAGAACGGCTGAAAGTGAGAACTCAGATACGAAAGAAGAAGCGTGTCTTAATCGACATTTTGATTTCCTGTTATCAACATCCATCTCCACTGCCTGCTTCTTCCTTCCTATCTTGATCTGATTATCCAAATGACAACGTGCAATGGCCTCCGGCAACCTGATTAAAGCCTCCAACTGCCTAACTGTCATACGATATGCAACCCTACTGCCAGGATTTGTATCAGCCCTACGAAGAGCAACATACGAGTCTACCCATGGTTTTCTTGCATCTGGCGTTAGCTTTGGTTTAAGAGTCTTTGCATAGGCTATATAACGCCTCAGTTCTGCTGTAGTGAATGTTGGAGCAAGAGCATGTTCACGCTTTTGATGAATGGTTTTAGGATTTCTTTATTGAAACTTTGTAAATCCATGTTTGTAATGAGTATGATTACGAATTGTAATTGTGAAAATTAACAGGGATGCATGTTGTTGTTATGGAACTCTTTTGGAATTGggatttgttttttttttttgttgaataATTGTTTTGGATTAATGAACTTTGGGTTAATTGGTTAATTTTTATGATTGAATGGATTTGGATGTGAAATGGATACGAAATGGATTTTGGTTCCAAATGGATAATGAAATGGATGTGGATTTTGGGTATAGTTTGAAACAAAAATGGATTTAAAAATAGAGTTGGGTTATTGGATTGAAAAAAATGGATTTAATTTTAGgaataatccaagactaatttAAGTATCAATTTAAATAGTAATAACGAATCAGCAAAAgacaaattaaaatcaaattaatctataattcgttaaaattactttgataccaactctaacattcatttgaaaattaaaatcaattagagtttgaatcattagtaaaataaacaattaagattaaattgaaatttggaattaaacttaattcgaaattaaaatcaaattgaaaattaaaaaagtcaaataattaaaatccattttataataaaagcaccatgatcaaaaaggcaTAGACAATGATCAATGTGTAAcgaaaatatggatttgggaatgaatgtatgcaaatgaactttaggccaagtgccaaacaaaaataaaaaaaattcaggaccaaaatcggggtatgacagttgcccctatttaagtatcttcaactagatcatatgaagcaggacactcttcgtatgatcatagtgggagatggttaaatactaagacccggattttgatcctgaatccctatgacatgatgtgatatgatatgatatgatatgatatacATGGATGCATGATTCTCTTTTTGTGACTTTTAATTTTCTTccctgctagggatatggtggacccttgacAGGGGATGCTACTAGATagaccaatctgtggggaatgctgatgacccacagggagacagacaaacGGTAAAAACAAACTCGCTGGGGAAGACAGATCCTGCTGGAGAATTAGGcacacactggggagtattcaaagtgagatttgataaacgacactttagaatacaagggatttcggtagtaagttcacacatgacttactaaacccgaatacGAGAATTTCCacaacaggttcatgtatgacctgacaatgctggggaatatcaagaagttctgacagccGGTCCAGATGTGACCTAACGAACTCagaaaaaattcaaaaagagtgtatcaacaggttcatatatgacctggtaATGGATAAcagttcaataacaggttcatatatgacctgaataggattgaacaaacagagagaaacaaatcttcagagcaggttcaagtatgacctgacaccggaataagggttcaacaacaggttcagatatgacctgaCAAATGGATAAcagttcaataacaggttcatatatgacctgaataggattgaacgacaggttcatatatgacctgacaatggataaaagttcaataacaggttcatatatgacctgaataggattgaacaaacagagaaaaatcttcagtacaggttcaagtatgacctgacaccggaataaagttcaacaacaggttcaaacatgacctgaatagtattgaacaaaagtgaaaaatcttcagtacaggttcaagtatgacctgataccggaataaagctcaacgacagattcatatatgacctgaatagtattgaacaacaagttcatatatgacTCGATATTGGAATAACAATAATTGAActctgaccgtaagcaatggactacaaccagcttttaacggattttgccaacaacaattggacttgaaaatgactgcgaaaaccggatgttggtttaaggataccaaagacaaactggaattagaggtccAAGGACATAGGATCAACAGCAAGACCTAGGTCAATGCACAATGAGCACGAAATA containing:
- the LOC127087702 gene encoding uncharacterized protein LOC127087702; amino-acid sequence: MDHFAAAEEQLASQRLRQKLEEVNVAAQTQLAPVQDHVNYTLQKAYFKCAYECFDRSRRQEEISHCVENCSIPITNVQQTFDNEMAKFQEKLNRSLMVCQDKYEGAKLQQKTGAMNVMVSCADDAIQDNIKMLPLLTNKLKTSASSQTTHTQKSRRFLRAAQACYKRQKLTRLKGWMSTNSFTWSKAVKNQCSI